GTCACAAATAAACCACAAACACTTAACGTGGCTAGAAGAGGTAAATATAGCATATTCATGTTTAAAAATTGGActaaaatcgaaataaaataacaacttttttacAGCTAATCCACTAAACCGGCTACTAGTACTCAAATGAAATGAGAATTTTATGCGCGACGATAATCGAATTTAGCGGTAAATAGCACGTAAGCACAGTCGAGtgtgataataatattgattaaattctGAAGCAACGACTGTTTACGTAGGAATTCAGCAAACAAACCAATCTGCGAACTGAGGTGAGTATAAATCGATAGTCTACGAACGTCATACTCTGTATTGCCAGTTGTGCATGCTTTACTAATATTGCAGGAGATAACTTGGCGTTTGTTCTTCTTTTACTTTCCTACGGTACATTAAATGtgattatttttgtgtgaagTCGTTGAACAGGTGAAGGGTAAACTGTTGaaactattgtattttatgtgcCATCAGTTACTGCATTATAGATATTTGAGATTgaaactaattataaacaacGAGGCACGTTAACTACCAAACCGAAAAACATTATCATCTTTTTGTAAGGACTGCCTAGCGTACTCGACTTTCTAATATCAACATAATATTGCGGGATATTTCGAAAACTAGTATGGGCAATACTAAGTATCCGTtcaaaaatgtgaatattaaataattatgacattgacatttggCATTTGTAGTTCAAAAACATACTCATTACTCAGGTACAAAGACAAACCTTACcagattacaatttattaattgtgttttattttgtttcgattttttcttaaatacaaaattgttttattttagatgcCGGCTACACATTATCGCGAAACAGTCCGACAAACTTGACAGTTTCGGCAtgcattgctggtttttcattgcagtaagTAAAAGCActtatacaaactacgcaatgttcatacATTATTCCGTCTGTCAGAGATAGGCGATAGATTTCGTGCTTCGTAGAAACAACAACACTATGTCGTTTGAACTAAAACTCACAGATGGCAGTGTTAGGAATTAGTAAATAAGTACACCTACgaagaaaaatacttttagattatttatttattttacatacataagtaccatacaataataaattaaaatgaaactagcttttgcccgcggcttcgcccgccttTATTACGTGTGTCCGCTAAcgtatttttgtcaatatctcgggttttAAGCAATGTATCGCGACAAAACCTAcaccagattttaaattagacaatatatgctatacaactgtgaaaattgcatcaaattccattcaacagtttttgcgtgatgcgcgatcaaacatacagacagacaaaaacaaaatagttttggATTCTATTTGTCCCATAACTGATGGtattttcgaaaaatcttgaaaattttatttttttttttacttcaaagagtacttacttacctatgtttaccaattttcagctttttatatcttgaaaattgtattatgtcCCATGCAATCTTTCaccttttgaaggggttgagggttaattttcagaaaaaattgaaacacgtattcattaatttgtcgTAAGCAACAAAAATCCAAAATtaaagtcactaacttcaacggtgtacttagaattttcatataaatccaaaaatcctctcttagctTCACCGCTCACCTACACTTCCCCCCAGGGAACCTACcggccaaatttcagcttcctacgcgcAGTGGTTTCGGCTGTATGTCGTCTGTCAATCAGttagtcactcagtaacggaagaattttatatatattgtaaggtaggtacataacaaatgtttatagatattaaggaatatatgtagttaataggttgatattttttgatagattattaaattgataatgtaataaatatgataaagtaAGTAACTGTAATGAAGTATATTGTTTACAGCAAATAAAATGCCTAGACTGCCAAtcttccaaattcaaaatcttCTGATTATCCATCTTCGCAAAGACTCGTACCTACTAGGATGGGCCGCCTTACCTTTGTGAATAGTAGCAAATTGTACAGTCATTGTAGGTATCTGTGTGGATACTGTATACGGGCTGCTATTAATAGTTActatgtattttcatttagcAAAAGTGCTCGTCGTTTAGGGAGTCATGCAGCTCTAATATCCACGGCGCTCTTGCTACCATTATCATGCCAGCCACTTCAGACGTAATGGTTTGTCTCAGGATGatgacatttaaaagtaacaacacaatacaataataagtattttattgcacaaattatataacaatatacaaaattttattgatcataaataaattttgtataaataaatcaataaaaaatatcactgcGATTCTGACAGTAACTGTACTGCAAAGAATGTGCGCACGCGTCGGTATATACAGGcgcttattttattaattttaacatagtttccttcaaattaataagaaaaatatgaaatgtatgAGTTAATTATTGAGTGTGTTTATTACGTTAATGTTGTGTGTTCATacgtttgaaaaataattcactGTGTTATATAGAAGATTCCATTCCAgaaggtataatttttattataagattaCGTACGTGTAGGTACGATTGACTTATAGCAGTTGTTATCAAGGTCGTTGCTTCCAAGTCAGTGTTGCTTGttatttctttgaaaactaccatttaaaaaaaatatgtctaaaatGGAGATGTCCGAACGATTTgataaactttttgaaagaatGAAGTTAGAATTCAAGAAACAGACAATGGAACAAACTTATTCTCTAACaacaaatatatcaataaaattagaagCAAAATTAAAACCGCTTCGAAAAGAGAATCAAGAATTAAAAGCAGAAATTGAAACTCTGGAAAAGAAAATTGGTTACCTTGAGCGGGAAACTAAAAGGAATAACGTTATTATTTTCGGATTGGAAGAAAAGGAAACCTGTATTAGTGAACTTTTAGAAGCTGTAAGACGAAAGATATGCGAGGATTTAAAAATGTCTGTTTTGTGTATTgacataaataatgtttatcgAGTTGGAAAAAGGAACAAAAACTCCACTAAACCGAGGCCAGTTGTGGTTACTTTTGTTCACAAATGGAAAAGGAACGaagttttgagaaataaaaaaagatttaggAACGTTTTTGTGTCAGAAGACTTTCCTAAAGATATTGTGGAGAAAAGAAGACTTTGGTTACCCGAACTAAAGGAAGAGAGAAAGAAAGGTAAAGTTGCCTACTTGGTGTATGataaactattaattaaacCTAGAATGTTACAAAATGCGACAAAAGAAGAAAGCGAAGAAGAAGCCGAAAAAAAAGAAGAGTTGTCAGAATTACTTGATGGCATTGAAAAATGTGAACAAGAAGAAGAGAAACCGCGGCGGCGTCGAGCAAAAGCCatgataaatagaaataatatctcTGATGAAGACAAGAAAGACAATGATGAAGAAAAACCAATGCGTCGTGCTATAGCAAAGATAAATAGTACTAATAGCTCTGATgaagataagaaaaataatgacgaAGAAAAACCAAGGCGTCGTGCAAAAGCAATGATAAATCTAAATGACAATTGCTCAGGTGAAGAGATATTGGGAGAAAGAGCACTTAAAAACTTCAGACATCAATTAATGTTCAACAAGAAAGAGAATTCAATAGATGCAGACTCGCAGGAAGATTTTGCGAAGTCAAAAACTGGAGCTATAAAAAAGACTTATAAAAAAGACGTTTTTTCTAATGATGATAACGGTAAACCTCGACATAATAAAGCAGAATCAGCGAATAATCACTTAGACATTGAATATGTTCCACAAAAACGAAGAATggattattaatgtttttaactgGAGGAGTTATATTCTGGATGACATCATGCTATGAATTATGGTAAATGTAGTGCGGGAACGCACCTATCTAACTAATTACACAGCTGACTAACTCAATATTGCTATAACATTTCTGTGTTACTTTGCatgtgtcatttttattttcatgctttttttattaaaaagtggCGAACGAAAATAAACGCTCAGTAATGGCGTACCTACAGtcgtggcgtgtggttcccgccctagaataggatcactccatatcctcccgtggatgtcgtaagaggcgactaagggaatATCAGGGAATGGGCAGCAGCGTtctctatataataatttcacacCAATTACTGCGATCACCAAACTATGACAAGGTGATTACTAGCAAGGCCTCTCATTGGGAGAGGTTTTAAGTCCAACAGTGGActtataagaataagaatacaagaggtagatatataaatgtatataagtaaatgtgtatttttagttCAAAGTTGAAACCCACTGAtgcaagaaaataatatttgtatagtaCAGAAAATGGgcaaaatattctatttactgaattaattttttaaataaaatcaccaGTTGATGAGAATCGTGTGTAAATGGTTCGTTGTATCAGGAAAATTAAAAGGTTTAAAACAATGGATATAATACATTgcagagaaaaaaatattgcataggAGTTTCCTTAAAAGTTTTCAATCAAGCGATTTTTATCCTTGATATATgaacaataaatttgtaagCGCAGagaatggaaaaaataattttattacagaattGAGAACACAAAATAGTGAAGTAAAATTACTAGGTCTTTgagaatttcatttaaatttaaatatatcttggaaaattattatatggaaataatttaatccttaataaatttattatccatgatgtaacaaaaaataatttgtaaacgCAGagaatggaaaaaataattttattacaaaaatgagtgaaaatattgaagtaaaaTTACCAGGTCTTTgagatgttttatttttatatcttggaatattattatgctacgtgcgtatgaaaaatatacaaaatggacttaaattaaatatggaatgctgaaaatatgtaaggtattgtaatgtaaatttatcattgttgtattgtattgtatatcgTATTATTATTGATGGAGACACATTCACTaagtgttaatttatttaattcgtcTTTGAATCAAGAAAAAACATATGAAGCACAGAGAATGGTTAATGACAATTTTAATGGAAGAGAATAACCAGTAAAGTAAGATAATAGTTATAAGTTAcgaatttgattatatttcgtttcgcaaaagtaagtttgcgaacaaacaaataagtGTCGTGTGGTGTCCGGCCTAAAATAGCACCACCCCATTTCCTCCCGCGGTTATCGTACAAGGCGATAAAGGGTTATAGAGGTTGAGCAACAGCGTCGCCtctccaaaatattttaatgtcaccTAACCAAACTATGGCAAGGTGGATATTAGCAAGACCTTCCACTTGAAGACGTGTTTGGTCTAGTCTTGGACTTATTTCTGACAAATAAAAGAagtagatatatatgtataaatataccatgtatgtgtgtattttttgttaacaaGGAAACAATGtttcaatgttttaaaatgatttttttatcaaataaaaacaccaCTTGATgagaatgttattatttaaattatagtaacagaaaaaaaacaaaattaattggaATCTTAATAGATTATCGTAATCAGTTTTTATCCTTGACATAACAATACTATTTATAAGCACAGAGAATggaaaaaacttttattatgaagtAAAATTACCAGGTCTTTgagatgttttatttaattttatatcttggaaaatttgaaaagccaacctttattattgttgaattggatattattgtattgaagACAAATTCACTAAGTATCACTGTAAGTAATAGAAAACCAAACATTTCAGTTAAAGATAAGCTAGATGTTAGAAGTACTTCTTCATCTAAACTCTCAAGTAATTATGAAAcggaaaatctttttttaaataaaatgtacctatataaaattgtgagTGATTTATGATAACAATGAATCTGTTTTATTGGTTGATCTCAAAGATGTAATGTCAGAAACAATTTGTATCTgagaagaaaatatagaatgaTAACGTTTTACTACGTCAGAGAGTGGCGGGAATGCCCCACGGACACTAAAATGACAAAGAACAAAAATCGAACAGAGGAGACATATTtta
This DNA window, taken from Plodia interpunctella isolate USDA-ARS_2022_Savannah chromosome 2, ilPloInte3.2, whole genome shotgun sequence, encodes the following:
- the LOC128674768 gene encoding synaptonemal complex protein 1-like: MSKMEMSERFDKLFERMKLEFKKQTMEQTYSLTTNISIKLEAKLKPLRKENQELKAEIETLEKKIGYLERETKRNNVIIFGLEEKETCISELLEAVRRKICEDLKMSVLCIDINNVYRVGKRNKNSTKPRPVVVTFVHKWKRNEVLRNKKRFRNVFVSEDFPKDIVEKRRLWLPELKEERKKGKVAYLVYDKLLIKPRMLQNATKEESEEEAEKKEELSELLDGIEKCEQEEEKPRRRRAKAMINRNNISDEDKKDNDEEKPMRRAIAKINSTNSSDEDKKNNDEEKPRRRAKAMINLNDNCSGEEILGERALKNFRHQLMFNKKENSIDADSQEDFAKSKTGAIKKTYKKDVFSNDDNGKPRHNKAESANNHLDIEYVPQKRRMDY